One region of Priestia megaterium genomic DNA includes:
- a CDS encoding TVP38/TMEM64 family protein codes for MDFETLKHYLTLDGVLELLKQYQSFGIIPGLLLPILEAFIPILPLFAFVMANAAAFGLWLGFLISWIGSCVGSLLVFLIFRKYGQARFLHFISRHAQIRKIMIWVERHGFGPLFIMLCFPFTPSSAINVVAGLSRVSMAQFMLAVLAGKMVMIFMMSFIGADFVSFVKQPLKAVLVLVIIFVLWLVGKQIERRLNEKSKVKQYDK; via the coding sequence ATGGATTTTGAAACATTAAAGCATTATTTGACATTAGACGGCGTCCTCGAGTTATTAAAACAATATCAATCATTTGGGATCATTCCCGGACTGCTGTTGCCTATTTTAGAAGCGTTTATCCCTATCTTGCCGCTTTTTGCGTTTGTAATGGCTAATGCTGCTGCCTTTGGCTTATGGTTAGGCTTTTTAATTTCATGGATCGGGAGCTGCGTTGGATCACTGCTTGTCTTTTTGATTTTTAGAAAATACGGACAGGCGAGGTTTTTACATTTTATCAGCCGCCATGCGCAAATTCGAAAGATTATGATTTGGGTGGAAAGACACGGTTTTGGACCGCTGTTTATTATGCTTTGTTTCCCTTTTACGCCGTCTTCAGCGATTAATGTAGTAGCTGGACTATCACGTGTCAGTATGGCTCAGTTTATGCTTGCTGTATTAGCGGGTAAAATGGTCATGATATTTATGATGAGCTTTATTGGGGCCGATTTTGTTTCATTTGTGAAACAGCCTTTAAAAGCAGTACTTGTTTTAGTGATCATTTTTGTCCTATGGCTTGTTGGAAAGCAAATTGAACGAAGATTAAATGAAAAATCTAAAGTGAAACAGTATGACAAATAG
- the addA gene encoding helicase-exonuclease AddAB subunit AddA: MSEDIHVKPADSQWTDDQWNAIVSSGQDILVAAAAGSGKTAVLVERIIKKITMGEEPIDVDRLLVATFTNASAAEMRNRIGEALEKELKKNPSSLHLRRQLNLLNRASISTLHSFCLEVIRTYYYLIDVDPGFRIADDTEADLLREEVLEELFEEQYSIEQNERFFDLIDRYTSDRNDLDIQLMVRKLYDFARSNPDPNGWLKMIVSQYDVTEDSSIDSLSFLSFLLQEVTTQLVGIESILKQGLELTKLPGGPAPRAVNAEEDLAQIHRLLSASKHSFADLHEEMQNLNFTRLKPCKGDAYDSQLLDDFGELRKKAKTSLEKLHADLFSRPLHGYMADFEKMKPVIETLIFLVQRFGERYEHIKKEKGLVDFSDLEHYCLQILSVKEDGVLKPSSIAQKYRTQFEEVLVDEYQDTNMVQETLIKLVTRDSEEQGNLFMVGDVKQSIYRFRLAEPFLFLTKYKRFTQDGRQFGKRIDLNKNFRSRSQVLDATNFIFNQLMDEEVGEIAYDDDASLKLGASYPKVEGMETELLLIAKENAEEGAEEESDSSLVAFSEAELETAQLEARAMARKIKELVQNRFQIYDRKLDIMRNVTYRDFVILLRSMPWAAQIMDEFKQEGVPIYADLSTGYFDATEVMIMMSLLKVVDNPHQDIPLASVLRSPVVGLSDEELATLRAEQKKGTYYDALKTYLAVSDDEELRDKVKYFYEQLKAWRTQARQSSLSELVWQIYRDTGFFEFVGGLPGGKQRQANLRALYDRARQYEATSFRGLFRFLRFIERMQDRGNDLGAARALGEQEDVVRLMTIHSSKGLEFPVVFVAGLARQFNLMDLNKAYLLDKELGFGSKYIDPKLRITYPTLLQQTMKKKMKKESMAEEMRVLYVALTRAKEKLILVGTVKDASEKLRQWSSVMGHEDWTLPAHVRRDAKCYLDWIGPSLIRHKNVSHMVEGEVQPAEMIYQHASSWKLSTLLAGDLAEQPLEEQQHHEELLNALQKHEPVTESSDYKEEVYRRLNWSYDYRVASVHRSKQSVSELKRQQQLTDAGASSDLVRGAKAPLENRPLFLQEKSLTGAERGTATHAVMQQLPLNKAYTLEMVQDFIQSMVTKELLTQQQADAVDANDVADFLDSDIAQDIRTARTVYREMPFSLGVSAKEIYDHWEQEDETILVQGIIDCLYETEEGLVLLDFKTDNISDRFQGDFERAKPFLIERYRIQLELYAKAIERIVKQPVQHRYLYFLDGGHAVEI, encoded by the coding sequence ATGAGTGAAGATATACACGTAAAACCGGCCGACTCCCAGTGGACGGATGATCAGTGGAACGCCATTGTTTCATCCGGTCAAGATATATTAGTAGCCGCGGCGGCTGGCTCAGGAAAAACAGCGGTTTTAGTCGAACGTATTATTAAAAAGATTACGATGGGCGAGGAACCAATTGATGTTGATAGATTACTAGTTGCTACGTTTACAAATGCTTCTGCAGCCGAAATGAGAAATCGAATTGGAGAAGCATTGGAAAAAGAGTTAAAAAAGAATCCATCTTCTTTACACTTGCGCAGACAGCTTAATTTATTAAACCGTGCGTCGATTTCTACGCTCCATTCTTTTTGTTTAGAAGTCATTCGAACGTATTATTATTTGATCGATGTAGACCCTGGTTTTCGGATTGCAGATGATACGGAAGCGGATCTTCTGCGTGAAGAAGTATTAGAAGAATTGTTTGAAGAGCAGTACAGTATTGAACAGAACGAGCGATTCTTTGATTTAATTGATCGTTATACAAGCGACAGAAATGACTTAGATATTCAGCTTATGGTAAGAAAGCTATATGACTTTGCACGATCTAATCCCGACCCAAACGGCTGGCTTAAGATGATTGTGAGTCAATATGATGTCACAGAGGACTCTTCTATTGATTCACTTTCGTTTCTGTCTTTTCTTTTACAAGAAGTAACAACGCAGCTCGTGGGCATTGAGTCGATTTTAAAACAGGGCTTAGAGCTAACAAAGCTGCCGGGAGGGCCTGCTCCTCGCGCCGTTAATGCAGAGGAAGACCTGGCTCAAATTCATCGGCTGCTCAGCGCTTCTAAGCATTCTTTTGCTGATTTGCATGAGGAAATGCAGAATTTGAATTTTACTCGTTTAAAGCCATGTAAAGGAGATGCGTACGACTCGCAGCTTTTAGATGATTTTGGAGAGCTTCGCAAAAAAGCGAAAACAAGCCTTGAAAAGCTTCATGCTGATTTGTTTTCTAGGCCTTTGCACGGCTACATGGCTGATTTTGAAAAAATGAAGCCCGTTATTGAAACGCTAATCTTTTTAGTTCAGCGCTTCGGTGAACGATATGAACACATCAAAAAAGAGAAAGGGTTAGTGGACTTTTCTGATTTAGAGCATTATTGCCTGCAAATCTTGAGTGTAAAAGAAGACGGGGTGCTTAAGCCTTCGTCCATTGCTCAAAAATATCGCACTCAGTTTGAAGAGGTGCTTGTTGACGAATATCAAGATACAAATATGGTTCAAGAAACACTGATTAAATTAGTGACGAGAGATAGTGAAGAACAAGGGAATTTATTTATGGTTGGAGATGTAAAACAATCCATTTACCGCTTTCGTTTAGCGGAGCCATTTTTGTTTTTGACGAAGTACAAGCGATTTACGCAAGATGGACGACAATTTGGAAAACGTATTGACTTAAATAAAAACTTCCGAAGTCGTTCTCAAGTGCTTGACGCCACAAACTTTATTTTTAACCAGCTGATGGATGAAGAAGTAGGAGAAATTGCATATGACGATGATGCTTCTTTAAAATTAGGAGCATCGTATCCAAAAGTGGAAGGAATGGAAACGGAGCTTCTGCTGATTGCAAAAGAAAATGCAGAAGAAGGAGCGGAAGAAGAATCGGATTCTTCTCTCGTCGCGTTTTCAGAAGCAGAGCTTGAAACGGCTCAGTTAGAGGCAAGAGCAATGGCGCGCAAAATCAAAGAACTCGTTCAAAACCGTTTTCAAATATATGATCGCAAGCTCGATATCATGAGAAACGTAACGTATCGTGACTTTGTTATTTTGCTTCGTTCCATGCCTTGGGCTGCGCAGATTATGGATGAATTTAAACAAGAAGGCGTGCCGATTTATGCCGATTTATCAACAGGCTATTTTGATGCTACTGAAGTGATGATTATGATGTCTTTATTAAAAGTAGTAGATAACCCGCATCAAGACATTCCGTTAGCTTCTGTTCTTCGCTCACCGGTAGTAGGGCTTTCAGATGAAGAGTTGGCTACACTGAGAGCAGAGCAAAAGAAAGGAACGTATTATGATGCGTTAAAAACGTACTTAGCGGTTTCAGATGATGAAGAACTTCGCGATAAAGTGAAATATTTCTATGAGCAGTTAAAAGCATGGAGAACACAAGCTAGACAAAGCTCTTTGTCAGAACTAGTATGGCAAATTTACCGCGACACGGGTTTCTTTGAATTTGTTGGCGGACTTCCTGGCGGGAAACAGCGTCAAGCCAATTTACGTGCTCTTTACGATCGCGCTCGCCAGTATGAGGCGACTTCATTTAGAGGTCTGTTCCGCTTTTTACGCTTTATTGAACGGATGCAGGATCGAGGGAACGATTTAGGAGCTGCTCGAGCGCTGGGAGAACAAGAAGATGTGGTGCGTTTGATGACGATCCACAGCAGTAAAGGTCTTGAATTTCCTGTTGTTTTCGTAGCTGGTCTTGCTCGTCAGTTTAACTTAATGGACTTGAATAAAGCTTATTTACTCGATAAAGAACTAGGTTTTGGATCTAAATATATTGATCCGAAACTGCGTATTACGTACCCGACTCTTCTTCAGCAGACCATGAAGAAAAAAATGAAAAAAGAAAGCATGGCAGAGGAAATGCGGGTATTATACGTAGCTTTGACGCGTGCGAAAGAAAAACTTATTTTAGTTGGAACAGTAAAAGACGCATCAGAAAAGCTCAGACAATGGAGCTCCGTTATGGGACACGAAGATTGGACGCTTCCAGCTCACGTGAGAAGAGATGCAAAATGTTATTTAGACTGGATTGGACCTTCTTTAATTCGTCACAAAAATGTTAGTCATATGGTTGAAGGAGAGGTCCAGCCGGCCGAGATGATTTATCAGCATGCTTCAAGCTGGAAGCTTTCAACGTTATTAGCAGGTGATTTAGCCGAACAGCCTCTTGAAGAGCAGCAGCATCATGAAGAGCTTTTGAACGCTCTTCAAAAGCATGAGCCAGTTACAGAATCCAGCGATTATAAAGAGGAAGTGTATAGACGCTTAAATTGGTCTTATGATTATCGTGTAGCTTCCGTTCATCGTTCAAAGCAATCTGTTTCTGAACTAAAAAGGCAGCAGCAGCTGACGGATGCAGGTGCAAGCAGTGATCTTGTTCGGGGAGCTAAAGCACCTCTTGAAAACCGTCCGCTGTTTCTTCAAGAGAAATCTCTCACAGGAGCTGAAAGAGGAACAGCTACACATGCCGTTATGCAGCAGCTTCCATTAAATAAAGCTTATACCCTCGAAATGGTTCAAGACTTTATTCAATCAATGGTTACCAAAGAATTGTTGACGCAACAGCAAGCGGATGCCGTTGATGCAAATGATGTAGCAGACTTTTTAGACAGTGACATTGCACAAGATATTCGAACGGCTCGCACGGTTTATAGAGAGATGCCTTTTAGTTTAGGTGTCTCCGCTAAAGAAATCTATGATCATTGGGAGCAGGAAGACGAAACGATTTTAGTACAAGGTATTATTGATTGTTTATATGAAACGGAAGAAGGCCTCGTTTTACTTGATTTTAAAACAGATAATATTTCGGATCGTTTTCAAGGGGATTTTGAACGAGCAAAACCATTTCTAATTGAAAGATACCGCATTCAGTTAGAGCTTTACGCAAAGGCCATTGAGCGGATTGTGAAACAACCTGTTCAGCATCGCTATCTTTACTTTTTAGATGGTGGACATGCTGTTGAAATATAA
- the fabG gene encoding 3-oxoacyl-ACP reductase FabG: protein MRLKDKVAIITGAANGLGFEASRIFAQEGAKVAMVDYDAKVGEERAAQLKEEGGDVAFFQVNVADRDSVDAMVEEVVKRFSKIDILINNAGITRDGMLTKLSVENFQAVINVNLTGVFHCTQAVVPHMIAQGKGKIISTSSVSGVYGNVGQTNYAATKAGVVGMTKTWAKELGRKGINVNAVAPGFIETDMVKAMPDKIIDQMKSTIPLQRLGQPSDIGYAYLYLASDESNYINGTTLHVDGGIMM from the coding sequence ATGAGATTAAAAGATAAAGTGGCAATTATTACGGGTGCAGCAAATGGGTTAGGGTTCGAAGCTTCTCGAATTTTCGCACAAGAGGGTGCAAAGGTCGCTATGGTTGACTACGATGCAAAAGTAGGAGAAGAACGAGCAGCTCAGCTAAAAGAAGAAGGCGGAGATGTAGCATTCTTTCAAGTAAACGTAGCGGATCGAGACAGTGTAGATGCAATGGTAGAAGAAGTCGTGAAACGCTTCTCTAAAATAGATATTTTAATTAATAATGCAGGTATTACCAGAGATGGAATGCTAACTAAATTATCAGTTGAAAATTTTCAAGCGGTCATTAACGTAAACCTTACAGGCGTTTTTCACTGTACGCAAGCCGTTGTACCGCATATGATTGCTCAAGGTAAAGGGAAAATTATCAGCACATCTTCGGTATCCGGCGTATATGGAAATGTTGGTCAAACAAACTATGCGGCGACAAAAGCCGGCGTAGTGGGAATGACAAAAACATGGGCTAAAGAGCTTGGGCGAAAAGGAATTAATGTAAACGCTGTAGCTCCCGGGTTTATTGAGACGGATATGGTGAAGGCGATGCCGGACAAAATCATTGATCAAATGAAATCTACTATTCCTTTACAAAGGTTAGGTCAGCCTTCTGACATTGGTTATGCTTATCTTTATTTAGCCTCTGATGAGTCCAACTATATTAACGGCACAACACTGCATGTAGATGGTGGAATCATGATGTAA
- the addB gene encoding helicase-exonuclease AddAB subunit AddB, whose product MGLQFLLGRSGSGKTEYLLNSMRQELLNAPLGHPLIYIVPEQMTFQSEYALVQTPGLEGMMRAQVYSFTRLAWRILQEVGGISRYHVDQTGIHMMLKKIIEHQKKELRLFANSSEQAGFIEELEKMVKEFKQYTVDAPSLEEMKQKLQAEDEKVLADKLHDLHLIYGELEKQLMTKYVDGEDYLKLLSEKVVSSAYLAQATIYVDGFHHYTPQELTVLVELMKVCREVKIAVTSDYSYQDFIPNDLHLFRLTSETYQEIMGLAAENGIEIKEPNVFNEQKRHQNSPELAYLERYYDERPTPEFQSEPEHIQLLPAVSRRAEVEGIAREVLSLVRDHGYRYRDIALIVRNAEDYHDLLQTIFRDYEIPYFIDQKRAMFHHPLVEFIRSVLEVVSGSWRYETIFRAVKTDLLFPLSSDVHQLREEMDELENYVLAYGIQGSKWTSKEPFTYRKYRSLEDMNLGKTDEELAFEQKINELKNMIVPPIYSLQKKLKQAKIGKEKAEALYRFLTNLDIPQKIEALRNRCEEEGKLQEAREHEQVWKAILHLFDQFVEMMGEEKVSISLFADLFEIGLDSMQFALVPPALDQVVVASFERSRLSDIKASFVLGVNDGVIPAKPKSGGLLSEKEREQLLESGLLLAPTGRQKLFDEQFLIYLALSSSSEKLYVSYPLANEEGKTLLPSLVINRLKELFPLLQEKLLMTEPTDLEEEKQVDYITNPLTSIAHLASQLQGWKRHYPMSSSWWDVYNFYVENSDWNSYSEKVLSSLFYKNEAKRLTKKTSQRLYGKHIQASVSRMEKFEACPYAHFASHGLKLKERKVFKLAAPDIGELFHAALKMISDELRGGQKEWKNLTRKDCQQLSTAAVHELAPRLQNEILLSSNRHHYLTHKLQQIIERASLVLSEHAKVSGFVPVGLELGFGPSAELPSMQFTLPNGHTMELVGRIDRVDKAESSKGLLLRIVDYKSSDKALNLVEVYYGLSLQILAYLDIVVTYAEQLLHDNRGALPAGVLYFHVHNPMINSTKALQPDQIEAEIFKKFKMKGLLLGDEEAVRLMDETLESGHSQVISAGIKKTGGFYSNSSVASEEDFTHLRQYVRGKFVEAGTEITNGKIDISPYKLKDKTPCAFCEYRSICQFDESMENNEYRQLSTESQNVILDKIREEAKRDE is encoded by the coding sequence GTGGGGCTACAGTTTTTATTAGGACGTTCAGGAAGCGGGAAAACGGAATATCTTTTAAATAGCATGCGCCAAGAGCTGTTAAATGCTCCGCTTGGGCATCCACTTATTTATATTGTACCTGAACAGATGACGTTTCAGTCGGAGTATGCGCTTGTTCAAACACCTGGGTTAGAAGGAATGATGCGTGCTCAAGTTTATAGTTTTACACGTCTTGCGTGGCGTATCCTGCAAGAAGTCGGAGGTATTAGCCGCTATCATGTGGATCAAACAGGTATTCATATGATGCTTAAAAAAATTATCGAGCATCAAAAAAAAGAGCTTCGATTGTTTGCGAATTCTTCAGAACAAGCAGGGTTTATTGAAGAACTAGAAAAAATGGTTAAAGAATTTAAACAGTACACGGTAGATGCACCGTCTCTCGAAGAGATGAAGCAAAAACTTCAAGCAGAAGATGAGAAAGTCCTTGCTGATAAATTACATGATTTACATCTCATTTACGGAGAATTAGAAAAACAGCTGATGACAAAATATGTAGATGGAGAAGATTATTTGAAGCTGTTGAGCGAAAAAGTAGTCTCTTCTGCGTACCTTGCTCAAGCAACGATTTATGTAGATGGATTTCATCACTATACTCCTCAAGAATTAACGGTATTAGTAGAGCTGATGAAAGTTTGTAGAGAAGTGAAAATAGCGGTTACTTCTGATTATTCATATCAAGATTTTATTCCAAATGACCTGCACTTGTTTCGATTAACGAGCGAAACGTATCAAGAAATAATGGGCCTGGCGGCTGAAAACGGGATAGAGATTAAAGAGCCAAACGTATTTAATGAACAAAAAAGGCATCAAAACAGTCCAGAGCTTGCCTATTTAGAACGATATTATGATGAACGGCCAACGCCGGAATTTCAGTCAGAGCCCGAGCACATTCAGCTGCTGCCTGCTGTTAGCCGAAGAGCAGAGGTAGAAGGGATTGCAAGAGAAGTGCTGTCGCTTGTGCGCGATCACGGCTATCGCTATCGTGATATTGCCTTGATTGTTAGAAATGCAGAAGACTATCATGACTTGCTTCAAACCATTTTTCGAGATTATGAAATTCCGTACTTTATTGACCAAAAGCGAGCGATGTTTCACCATCCACTCGTTGAATTTATTCGCTCAGTCTTAGAGGTGGTAAGCGGGTCATGGCGATACGAAACCATCTTTCGGGCAGTGAAAACAGACCTTTTATTTCCTTTGTCATCTGATGTGCACCAGCTTCGCGAAGAGATGGATGAATTAGAAAATTACGTACTTGCTTACGGTATTCAAGGATCTAAGTGGACGAGTAAGGAGCCATTTACCTACAGAAAATATCGTTCGCTTGAAGACATGAACCTTGGGAAAACGGACGAAGAGCTTGCTTTTGAGCAAAAAATAAATGAATTAAAAAATATGATTGTTCCTCCTATTTATTCGCTTCAGAAAAAATTAAAACAAGCGAAAATAGGAAAAGAAAAAGCAGAAGCACTCTATCGTTTTTTAACGAACTTAGATATTCCACAAAAGATAGAAGCGCTGCGCAATAGATGTGAAGAAGAAGGTAAGCTTCAAGAAGCAAGAGAGCACGAGCAGGTATGGAAAGCAATTCTTCACTTATTTGATCAGTTTGTTGAAATGATGGGAGAAGAGAAAGTATCGATTTCTTTGTTCGCGGATCTATTTGAGATAGGGCTTGACAGCATGCAGTTTGCACTTGTTCCGCCTGCACTGGATCAAGTGGTTGTGGCAAGTTTTGAGCGTTCGCGTTTATCCGATATCAAAGCAAGCTTTGTGCTAGGCGTAAATGACGGTGTGATTCCAGCTAAACCAAAAAGCGGTGGTCTGTTATCTGAGAAAGAGAGAGAGCAGCTGCTTGAATCAGGCTTATTACTTGCGCCAACTGGAAGGCAAAAGCTGTTTGACGAACAATTTCTCATTTATTTAGCACTTTCCAGCTCTTCTGAAAAACTTTATGTTTCGTATCCTCTTGCCAATGAGGAAGGGAAGACTCTGCTGCCTTCACTCGTTATTAATCGATTAAAAGAGCTATTTCCGCTCCTGCAGGAAAAGCTGTTAATGACGGAGCCTACGGATTTAGAAGAAGAAAAGCAAGTTGATTATATAACAAATCCCTTAACGAGCATCGCGCATTTAGCCAGCCAGCTGCAAGGGTGGAAACGCCATTATCCGATGAGTTCCTCTTGGTGGGATGTATATAATTTTTATGTAGAAAATTCAGATTGGAACTCATATAGCGAGAAAGTACTAAGCAGTTTATTTTATAAAAACGAAGCAAAAAGGTTAACAAAGAAAACGAGTCAGCGTCTGTATGGAAAGCATATTCAAGCAAGCGTATCGAGAATGGAGAAATTTGAAGCCTGTCCGTACGCTCATTTTGCTTCTCACGGGCTTAAGCTTAAAGAACGAAAAGTTTTCAAATTAGCAGCTCCTGACATAGGCGAGTTATTTCACGCGGCGCTGAAGATGATTTCAGACGAGCTACGGGGCGGTCAAAAAGAATGGAAGAACTTAACGAGAAAAGACTGTCAGCAGCTTTCTACGGCTGCGGTGCACGAACTTGCTCCGCGCTTACAAAATGAAATTTTATTGAGCTCTAATCGCCACCACTATTTAACACATAAGCTGCAGCAAATTATTGAACGTGCGTCGCTTGTGTTAAGTGAGCACGCTAAGGTGAGCGGGTTTGTTCCTGTTGGATTGGAATTAGGGTTTGGTCCTAGCGCGGAGCTGCCTTCTATGCAGTTTACACTGCCAAATGGCCATACGATGGAACTTGTTGGCCGAATTGACAGAGTGGATAAAGCGGAAAGCTCCAAAGGACTTTTACTGCGTATTGTCGACTATAAATCAAGCGATAAAGCATTAAACTTAGTGGAAGTGTACTATGGTTTATCTCTTCAAATTTTAGCTTATTTAGACATAGTCGTGACGTATGCTGAACAGCTTCTTCATGATAATAGAGGAGCATTGCCTGCTGGCGTTCTTTATTTCCACGTTCATAATCCAATGATCAACAGTACTAAAGCATTACAACCCGATCAAATTGAAGCCGAAATCTTCAAGAAGTTTAAAATGAAAGGACTGCTTTTAGGGGACGAGGAAGCAGTCCGATTAATGGACGAAACGTTAGAATCAGGGCACTCACAGGTTATATCGGCGGGTATTAAAAAGACAGGGGGCTTTTATTCCAATTCTTCGGTTGCGAGCGAAGAAGATTTTACACATCTCCGTCAGTATGTGCGAGGTAAGTTTGTAGAGGCAGGTACTGAGATTACAAATGGAAAAATTGATATTTCGCCTTATAAGCTAAAAGATAAAACACCATGTGCGTTTTGTGAATACCGCTCAATCTGTCAGTTCGATGAATCAATGGAAAACAACGAATATCGTCAGCTTAGTACAGAGAGTCAAAATGTTATTTTAGATAAAATTCGAGAGGAGGCCAAACGAGATGAGTGA
- a CDS encoding S9 family peptidase — MNHVKKRTVTVEDLYELKSVYNPQISPDGKSVVYTVRETKKIENGYETQLFMLDLETKKTKQLTYYKGNNHSPAWSPDGRWIAFLSDRSQTVQLYLLAATGGEAEALTDCEKGVSDPVWSPYSDEIMFSTKVEEKAVRVEQNHEHPQPYEVERLLYKSDASGYLKGEYTQVAVVKLKNKEVTFLTDGPYHHSVGCWAPDANSIVFCSSRGENPDLSLTMDVFILHRDSKKLTSITAETGYFHQVSWSPDGSYIAYIGNERTYGSASMNDIYIYQVSNQKTACITAGIDLEIGDMVAGDFHFGRTAAGIMWSSKEEFYFVVSEKGSVGIYKGNVNGKLDSVLMDNAHVYGVSVLPNDEEAIVAISTFTHPGDLYSLNLKTEELVKLTNVNDSFLKHVQLTEAESFCATATDGIHIHSWVVKAAAANDVSPTILEIHGGPHLMYGHTFMFEFQVLASKGFNILFSNPRGGRGYGQAFTDAVRGDYGGMDYMDLMAVTDEAINRYSYINEDKLGVTGGSYGGFMTNWIVGSTNRFKAAVTQRSISNWTSFYGVSDIGYYFTEWELKADIYENPEKLWNHSPLRLAENVKTPLLILHSEQDYRCPIEQAEQLYVALKRKDKEVEFIRFPQSNHELSRSGKPNLRTARLKYLTSWFKRYLQQSK, encoded by the coding sequence TTGAATCATGTAAAAAAGCGTACGGTAACGGTAGAGGATTTGTATGAATTGAAGTCTGTGTATAACCCTCAGATTTCTCCAGATGGAAAAAGTGTAGTTTATACGGTTCGAGAAACGAAAAAAATAGAAAACGGTTATGAGACGCAGCTGTTTATGTTAGATCTTGAAACAAAAAAAACAAAGCAATTGACGTATTATAAAGGAAATAATCACTCTCCTGCATGGTCTCCTGACGGCAGGTGGATTGCTTTTTTATCAGATCGCAGTCAAACCGTTCAGCTCTATCTATTAGCAGCGACAGGCGGGGAAGCAGAAGCACTCACAGATTGTGAAAAAGGCGTTAGTGATCCCGTATGGTCTCCTTATAGTGACGAAATTATGTTTTCTACAAAAGTAGAAGAAAAAGCTGTAAGAGTTGAACAAAATCATGAGCATCCTCAGCCATACGAAGTGGAACGTTTGTTGTATAAATCCGATGCTAGCGGCTATTTAAAAGGTGAATATACGCAAGTTGCGGTCGTTAAACTTAAAAATAAAGAAGTGACGTTTTTAACGGATGGACCTTATCATCACTCTGTAGGATGCTGGGCCCCTGATGCAAATTCAATTGTATTTTGCAGCAGCCGAGGAGAGAATCCGGATTTATCGTTAACCATGGACGTGTTTATTTTGCATCGTGATAGTAAAAAGTTAACATCTATTACAGCAGAAACAGGATATTTTCATCAAGTTTCGTGGTCACCAGATGGGTCATACATAGCTTACATTGGAAATGAACGTACATATGGATCGGCTTCAATGAATGACATATATATTTATCAGGTCTCCAATCAAAAAACAGCTTGTATCACTGCAGGTATAGACTTAGAAATAGGAGATATGGTAGCAGGAGATTTTCACTTTGGAAGAACCGCAGCGGGAATTATGTGGAGCAGTAAGGAAGAATTTTATTTTGTCGTAAGTGAAAAGGGTTCTGTAGGCATATATAAAGGAAATGTAAATGGAAAGTTAGACTCTGTGCTTATGGATAATGCTCACGTATACGGGGTATCTGTTCTTCCCAACGATGAGGAAGCTATCGTAGCAATCAGTACATTTACACATCCGGGAGATCTTTATTCTTTAAATTTAAAAACAGAGGAACTAGTGAAGCTGACAAACGTTAATGATTCATTTTTAAAGCATGTGCAGTTAACGGAAGCAGAATCTTTTTGCGCGACTGCCACGGACGGTATACATATCCACAGTTGGGTCGTAAAAGCTGCTGCTGCCAACGATGTATCTCCAACCATTTTAGAAATTCACGGAGGTCCGCATCTTATGTATGGTCATACATTTATGTTTGAATTTCAAGTGCTTGCATCAAAAGGGTTCAATATCCTCTTTTCTAATCCAAGAGGCGGAAGAGGATATGGTCAAGCCTTTACAGATGCCGTTCGAGGAGATTACGGAGGCATGGATTATATGGATTTGATGGCAGTAACCGACGAAGCAATTAACCGCTACTCTTATATTAATGAAGATAAACTTGGCGTAACAGGAGGAAGCTACGGAGGATTTATGACAAACTGGATTGTAGGAAGTACAAATCGGTTTAAAGCAGCGGTGACGCAACGGTCTATTTCAAATTGGACGAGTTTTTACGGCGTTAGTGATATTGGCTATTATTTTACCGAATGGGAATTGAAAGCTGATATTTATGAGAATCCGGAAAAACTTTGGAACCACTCGCCGCTTCGTTTAGCGGAGAACGTGAAAACACCGCTGTTAATCTTGCATAGCGAACAGGATTATAGATGTCCAATTGAACAAGCCGAACAGCTTTATGTGGCACTAAAAAGAAAAGATAAAGAAGTAGAATTTATTCGTTTTCCTCAGTCTAACCATGAACTTTCTAGAAGCGGTAAGCCTAATTTACGAACGGCGAGACTAAAATATTTAACCAGCTGGTTTAAACGTTATTTGCAGCAGTCTAAGTAA